ATAGCAAAACATTCTCTGCAATTCTTTTCGCTTCATCCGATCCAAACCATACCGCATCATTCTTACGAATAATTTCTGGCCATCTTTTATAAGTATTCTGAGATTTTACAGCAAAACTGCAAAAACATAAAAAAAGGATTATTTGTTTTTTAAACTGCATTTTTTTCTTTCTTATTTAGTTACTCTAAACCAATCTACGGCTACATTTCCTGAATCATTTTTTACTTCTTCCCCTAAAGCAAAAAGTCCTACTTTGGCACCAATCCATTTTCCTTCTCTTGCTTTAAATTTAGTTCCTATTGTCTGATAATTTTTATCATCTAAACTATAGAAGAAGTTACATATAGCTCCTTTTTTGATTTGTACTCTCAAATAAATCGTATTGCTTTCTATTAATACCGATTTCGTTTCTGTTTCTGAAACCGTATTTGCAAAAGTTCCTGTTTTCTGATTTAGATATAATTTTCCGTTATCATTTTTAAAACAAAGTGCGCTAAAATCTAATCCCATAATAATTAAACCCGTTGATTCGCCATTTAATCTCGAATTAAAAGTCAGCTTTGTTGTTACAGTAAATTCTTCTGCTGGAAATTTTTGCATAAGTAAATTTGGTGCATTAAAAATGTTCTTAGTAGTGGTGTTACAGAACAAATTCAGATAACCCAAACTGGTTGGAAATCCAAAATTAACTTGTTTATTGGCCTGCCATTGCCATTGCAACCCTAATTTAGGTTCATTAAATTCATCTGAAGTTGCAGGTACTTCTATCGGATATTTTTTACCAACATTGGGTTTCTTATAAGTAATAACAGGTTCTCCTACTCCGTTTTTATCAAAATCTTCCCCCATAACCGGCCAGTCGTTTACCCATTTCATAGGCTGTAAATGAACAATTCGTCCATAAGCTCCCTTATCCTGAAAATGAAAAAACCAGTCTTCTCCTGTCTGAGTTGTTACCCAAGCACCTTGATGTGGCCCATTTATGATTGTAGAACCTTGTTCCAAAACTTTTTTCTTTTCATAAGGTCCAAAAACATTTTTAGATCTTAAAATAGTCTGCCATCCTGTTGGTACTCCTCCCGCAGGAGCAAAAATGTAATAATATCCTTTACGTTTATAAAACTTTGGACCTTCAATGGTTTCTTCTCCTTGATGTCCATCAATTACCATTACTTCATCATTGTTGACAACAGTACCCTCAGAATTCATTGTGCAAACAACCAATAAACTCTTAATTTGTGCACGGCTTCCTGCAAAAGCATGAGTCATATAAACTTTACCATCAGTATCCCAAAGAGGACTAGGATCAATTAGACCTCTTCCTGCTTTTACTAAAATTGGCTCAGACCAAGGTCCTTCTGCTTTTTTAGCTTTTATCATATAAATTCCGTAATCTGGATCTGGATAATAAATGTAAAATTCATTTTTATGATACGTAATACTTGGTGCCCACACCCCATTTCCATGCTGCACTCTGTCATAAGTTTCATAAGGGGGCTGTTTTGTAAGCGCATAACCAATAATTTTCCAGTTTACCAAATCTTTAGAATTTAATATAGGGAGTCCTGGAATACAATTAAATGAAGAAGCTGTCATATAATAATCATCGCCTACACGTACAACATCTGGATCTGAATAATCAGCATGGAGAATCGGATTTGTGTAGGTTCCGTCCCCATTATCAGGAATCCAGACTTGCGCTGTGCTTTTCTGAAAGAAAAAAATGGAGAGCAGCAAAAGGATGATTTTTAAATTTTTCATTATAGAAGTATTTGACTTTTAAGAGACCTAACAGGTTTTAAAAACCTCTTAGATTTTCTTGTAAATTTTATATTCAAAACAAATCCGATAGGTTTTAAAACCTGTCGGATTTGTTGAAATAATTTTTTATCTATTCAATTCTAAAGCTGCCAAAATAAATGGCCCCGTAGCTTTAGGATCATTGTCTTTTTTTCTTTCGTTCACATAATATTCGTAAGATCCATCGCGGTATGGAGTTCC
This portion of the Flavobacterium panacagri genome encodes:
- a CDS encoding glycoside hydrolase family 43 protein, with product MKNLKIILLLLSIFFFQKSTAQVWIPDNGDGTYTNPILHADYSDPDVVRVGDDYYMTASSFNCIPGLPILNSKDLVNWKIIGYALTKQPPYETYDRVQHGNGVWAPSITYHKNEFYIYYPDPDYGIYMIKAKKAEGPWSEPILVKAGRGLIDPSPLWDTDGKVYMTHAFAGSRAQIKSLLVVCTMNSEGTVVNNDEVMVIDGHQGEETIEGPKFYKRKGYYYIFAPAGGVPTGWQTILRSKNVFGPYEKKKVLEQGSTIINGPHQGAWVTTQTGEDWFFHFQDKGAYGRIVHLQPMKWVNDWPVMGEDFDKNGVGEPVITYKKPNVGKKYPIEVPATSDEFNEPKLGLQWQWQANKQVNFGFPTSLGYLNLFCNTTTKNIFNAPNLLMQKFPAEEFTVTTKLTFNSRLNGESTGLIIMGLDFSALCFKNDNGKLYLNQKTGTFANTVSETETKSVLIESNTIYLRVQIKKGAICNFFYSLDDKNYQTIGTKFKAREGKWIGAKVGLFALGEEVKNDSGNVAVDWFRVTK